In a single window of the Trichoderma breve strain T069 chromosome 6, whole genome shotgun sequence genome:
- a CDS encoding major facilitator superfamily domain-containing protein, whose amino-acid sequence MEKTSDNSTSDVEAGGEEPVNTGQNVNPREGIKNSQWILTCIALYLGALLYGLDTTIAADVQAQVYEALGHIEKLPWIGLGFPMASVATILPFGRAYALFNIKVLLLSSIVVFEAGSALCGAAPTSDALIIGRAIAGVGGAGMYLGALTYSSTFTSKTEAPLYNALTGLSWGVGCILGPVIGGAFSISSATWRWAFYINLPAAGILLPIYLFIVPSKNPRPDLTIKQKFADIDWIGAIIYATIFVLFMIVVTFSGSTFAWNSTTSIVLWVVFGVCLIAFTFQQGLKIFTKDEHRIFPVHFLKSRSLILLYIATGSAGAAQGVVLYYTPLFFQFTKGDSPLQAAVRLLPFICVFIVFVMAAGATLPIVGRYNLYYFVGGCFILIGGALLCTINETTSTSKIYGYEALSAIGIGLLFQIGYAVAVAKASPKDEPKAIGFINVAQIGTIAISLAIAGSIFQNVGFDLLKSAFAGRNLPDDYIRSALAGTLSPVFSSGDAEIIHVAVVAVAETIRKIFSLVAAAGALVVISSLLMRFEKIDLSIVAGG is encoded by the exons ATGGAGAAGACATCGGACAATTCAACCAGTGATGTCGAAGCCGGAGGAGAGGAGCCTGTTAACACTGGTCAGAATGTGAATCCAAGGGAGGGCATAAAAAATTCGCAATGGATCCTCACCTGTATTGCGCTATACTTGGGAGCTCTTCTATACG GCCTGGATACCACAATCGCTGCCGATGTCCAAGCGCAAGTGTATGAGGCGTTAGGACATATCGAGAAACTGCCGTGGATTGGGCTTGGATTTCCAATGGCATCAGTGGCAACAATCCTCCCTTTCGGTCGAGCATATGCGCTGTTCAACATAAAGGTATTGCTTCTTTCAAGCATTGTCGTCTTCGAAGCTGGTAGCGCACTTTGCGGTGCTGCGCCAACTTCTGATGCTTTAATTATTGGCCGAGCTATTGCGGGCGTTGGCGGAGCTGGAATGTATTTGGG GGCACTTACGTATTCATCCACTTTCACTTCAAAAACGGAAGCCCCCTTATATAATGCCTTGACTGGCTTAAGCTGGGGTGTGGGCTGCATTCTTGGGCCAGTTATCGGGGGTGCATTCTCTATCAGCAGTGCAACCTGGCGTTGG GCTTTTTATATCAACCTTCCAGCCGCTGGCATTCTGTTGCCTATTTATCTCTTTATAGTCCCATCAAAGAACCCTCGGCCGGATCTCACCATTAAACAAAAGTTCGCCGACATCGACTGGATTGGTGCGATTATTTATGCAACAATTTTCGTGTTGTTTATGATTGTTGTCACCTTCAGCGGCTCCACATTTGCTTGGAATTCTACAACATCCATTGTGCTTTGGGTGGTTTTTGGAGTGTGCTTGATAGCCTTCACCTTCCAACAGGGTCTCAAGATCTTTACAAAAGACGAACACCGGATCTTTCCCGTGCATTTTCTCAAATCACGCAGCCTCATCTTGCTCTATATTGCTACAGGCAGTGCCGGCGCCGCCCAAGGCGTTGTGCTCTACTACACACCACTATTCTTCCAATTCACAAAGGGGGATAGCCCTTTGCAAGCTGCTGTCCGCCTCTTACCTTTCATCTGCGtgttcatcgtcttcgtcatggCTGCTGGTGCCACGCTTCCTATAGTTGGGCGATACAACCTTTACTATTTTGTTGGTGGTTGTTTCATCTTAATCGGAGGAGCTTTGCTCTGTACAATCAATGAAACCACATCTACTAGCAAGATCTACGGGTATGAAGCCCTCTCAGCAATCGGAATCGGTCTACTTTTCCAAATAGGATACgctgttgccgttgccaaaGCGTCTCCCAAGGATGAGCCGAAAGCGATTGGCTTTATCAATGTTGCACAGATTGGTACCATTGCTATTAGCCTTGCAATTGCCGGGTCCATATTTCAAAACGTTGGATTTGACTTACTCAAGAGCGCCTTCGCGGGGCGAAATCTCCCAGATGACTACATCCGATCGGCTTTGGCGGGCACCCTGTCTCCTGTCTTTTCTTCCGGCGATGCAGAGATTATtcatgttgctgttgttgctgtagCAGAGACAATTCGAAAAATCTTTAGCCTTGTTGCTGCGGCCGGGGCGCTTGTGGTGATAAGCTCGCTGCTGATGCGATTCGAGAAAATAGACTTGAGCATTGTCGCTGGTGGTTAA
- a CDS encoding fibronectin type III-like domain-containing protein: MTAESYSTANANGLRSPDGRPMQQFLVDTRLSARKKLLALSLEQKVSLLTAADFWRTNAIPEHGIPAIKTSDGPNGARGAMFIGGTKAALFPCGTSLAATWNKSLLRTIGEHLAAEAKARSADLLLAPTVCMHRHPLGGRNFESFSEDPLLTGKLAAQYIQGLQENGIAASIKHFVGNEVETDRMSRDSIISERALREVYLRPFEIAIREAQPWTVMSSYNLVNGVHADMNYKTLKHILRGEWAYDGTVISDWSGINSTVESVRAGCDIEFPHSTKWRFDKLVEAVNEHRIVERVKPSADMSPERPEQEEDRQETRQLIRTAGHEGLTLLKNDGILPICPKTTKIAVIGPNANRASANGGGSASLNPYYTTLPLDSIRQVAGEVKFAQGCSIHKWLPVASKYCTNSAGNVGVDIDWYAGDRFHGEPVVTQQRNHTDLFLWDSAPIDKVGLEWSAIVKTSLTPTASGKHSISFMSVGPGKLYVDGQLALNLWDWADEGATMFEGSMNYIIDVEMQASKPVQLMVEMTNELRPLAKQKQLGVTHKFGGCRIGFKQQDKGDSIQEAVAIARAADVAIVVVGLDAEWESEGYDRDSMDLSGEQDALIKAVAAANPRTVVVNQSGSPVSMPWVDEVGAIIQAWYQGQEAGNALADVLFGLVCPSGKLPTTFPRRIEDTPAWPTWPGENLRAVYAEGLYVGYKHYDQNRIEPLFPFGHGLSYTKFELSITNTGAVAGAETVQFYVRDESSRFPRPIKELVAFEKVFLEPDQTASVIVNLDKYSVGYYDDSISEWIAEKGAFEVMIGASSADIRHRACIRVDEDFTWLF; encoded by the exons ATGACTGCAGAATCGTACAGCACAGCTAACGCCAATGGCTTACGTTCGCCTGATGGCCGGCCAATGCAGCAATTTCTGGTTGACACTAGGCTCTCTGCAAGAAAGAAGCTCCTCGCTTTGAGTCTCGAGCAAAAG GTTTCACTCCTCACCGCGGCAGATTTTTGGAGGACAAACGCCATACCCGAACACGGCATCCCAGCTATCAAGACTTCGGACGGTCCAAATGGAGCTCGAGGCGCTATGTTCATTGGCGGCACCAAG GCCGCTCTGTTTCCTTGCGGGACCTCTTTGGCTGCCACTTGGAACAAATCTCTTTTACGCACCATTGGAGAGCATTTGGCAGCAGAGGCTAAGGCCAGGTCAGCAGACTTGTTGCTTGCACCAACCGTGTGCATGCATCGTCACCCCCTTGGCGGCCGGAATTTTGAGTCGTTCTCTGAAGACCCTCTCCTGACAGGAAAACTGGCTGCGCAGTACATTCAAGGTCTCCAAGAAAATGGTATTGCCGCTTCAATTAAGC ACTTTGTTGGCAATGAAGTGGAAACAGACAGGATGAGTAGAGACTCAATCATCTCAGAGAGAGCCTTGCGTGAAGTATATCTCCGTCCCTTTGAGATTGCCATTCGGGAAGCACAGCCTTGGACAGTCATGTCTTCATACAACCTCGTCAATGGTGTTCATGCTGATATGAACTACAAAACGCTCAAACATATCCTACGAGGAGAATGGGCCTACGATGG AACTGTCATTTCGGACTGGAGCGGCATCAATTCAACTGTCGAATCCGTACGAGCGGGTTGTGACATTGAGTTTCCACACTCAACGAAGTGGCGATTTGACAAGCTTGTTGAGGCCGTGAATGAGCATCGAATTG TTGAGCGCGTTAAACCAAGTGCGGACATGTCGCCCGAGCGGCCTGAGCAGGAAGAGGATCGTCAAGAAACGCGCCAACTTATTCGTACGGCAGGACACGAAGGGCTTACGCTACTCAAGAATGACGGAATACTTCCAATCTGCCCCAAGACGACAAAGATTGCGGTTATTGGACCCAATGCCAATCGCGCAAGTGCCAACGGAGGCGGCAGTGCCAGTCTAAATCCGTACTACACAACCCTACCTCTAGACAGCATCCGTCAGGTAGCTGGAGAGGTGAAATTTGCTCAAGGCTGCTCGATCCACAAGTGGTTACCAGTGGCTTCCAAATATTGCACGAATAGCGCTGGCAACGTTGGCGTCGACATTGACTGGTACGCTGGCGATAGGTTTCACGGCGAACCTGTGGTTACTCAGCAACGCAACCATACAGACTTGTTCCTCTGGGACTCAGCGCCGATTGACAAAGTCGGTCTAGAGTGGTCAGCCATCGTAAAGACCTCTCTAACGCCCACAGCATCTGGCAAACATTCCATCAGCTTCATGAGCGTTGGCCCTGGTAAACTATATGTCGATGGTCAGCTCGCGCTCAACTTATGGGATTGGGCTGATGAGGGAGCAACCATGTTTGAAGGATCAATGAATTATATCATCGATGTTGAAATGCAGGCATCCAAGCCGGTGCAACTTATGGTCGAGATGACAAACGAGCTACGCCCGCTagccaagcaaaagcagctcGGCGTTACCCATAAGTTCGGCGGCTGTAGAATCGGCTTTAAGCAACAGGATAAGGGTGACTCCATCCAAGAAGCTGTTGCAATAGCCCGGGCTGCAGACGTTGCCATTGTCGTTGTTGGGCTCGATGCCGAGTGGGAATCAGAGGGCTACGATCGTGATTCAATGGATCTATCCGGTGAGCAAGACGCACTCATCAAGGCAGTAGCTGCGGCCAATCCTCGTACAGTGGTAGTCAACCAGTCTGGAAGTCCTGTTTCCATGCCCTGGGTCGATGAGGTGGGAGCCATCATCCAGGCCTGGTATCAGGGCCAAGAAGCGGGCAATGCGTTGGCGGATGTGCTTTTTGGGCTGGTCTGCCCCAGTGGTAAACTTCCT ACTACTTTCCCACGACGCATAGAAGATACTCCGGCATGGCCCACCTGGCCTGGAGAGAATCTCCGTGCCGTGTACGCAGAGGGTTTGTATGTTGGGTACAAGCACTACGACCAGAACCGTATTGAGCCACTATTTCCATTCGGCCATGGCCTGTCTTATACGAAATTTGA GCTGAGCATCACGAATACTGGCGCAGTAGCAGGAGCAGAAACTGTACAATTTTACGTCCGAGACGAGAGCAGTCGATTTCCACGACCTATCAAAGAGCTTGTAGCGTTCGAAAAGGTGTTCCTAGAGCCGGATCAAACTGCATCAGTCATCGTTAATCTGGACAAATACTCCGTTGGGTATTACGACGACAGCATTTCCGAATGGATCGCCGAGAAGGGTGCGTTTGAGGTTATGATTGGAGCGTCCAGCGCTGATATAAG GCATCGGGCTTGTATTCGAGTTGACGAAGATTTCACTTGGCTGTTCTAA
- a CDS encoding oxidoreductase family, NAD-binding rossmann fold domain-containing protein — protein MSQSHQTGNIRWGIIGTGNISTLFVKDLVIAQNHSSTPARHVIEAVATSSLNNGLKFLETTETTLQNPKIYTKQEDMYADGMVDIVYVGLPHSMHKDACLNAIAAGKHVLCEKPMAINAKEVDEIVALASQKKVFVMEAVWTRFLPVIRELRTLIHEEMVIGKVSRMFCDFSCDVSSLPPTSRIKDPNLGGGALLDLGIYPLTMSNLILDGQVGEKALQPEISSRMTVVDGVDHSVAIVVSYPSTKCLGILTASLESTTERNFCRIEGGRGVIILSGPMAAKPTSIRIQRYNNTADEVREFEHPGNGFYFEANSVTSCILAGKLESDVMPLAETRRIAAIMDEIRKTGGVLYPQD, from the exons AtgtctcaatctcatcaaacCGGCAATATCAGGTGGGGCATTATTG GCACCGGGAACATTTCAACACTCTTTGTTAAAGACTTAGTGATTGCTCAAAACCACAGTTCAACTCCAGCCCGACATGTTATCGAAGCAGTAGCCACGTCGAGTTTGAACAATGGATTAAAATTCCTTGAGACTACCGAGACCACTCTGCAAAATCCCAAGATTTACACCAAACAAGAAGACATGTATGCAGACGGGATGGTAGACATCGTATACGTGGGGTTGCCACATTCTATGCACAAGGATGCCTGCCTGAATGCTATTGCCGCTGGGAAACACGTACTTTGCGAGAAGCCAATGGCGATAAACGCCAAAGAAGTGGACGAGATAGTAGCTCTTGCAAGCCAAAAGAAAGTCTTTGTGATGGAAG CTGTTTGGACTCGGTTTCTCCCAGTAATTAGAGAGCTGAGAACACTGATACACGAAGAAATGGTTATTGGAAAAGTGTCACGCATGTTCTGCGACTTTAGCTGTGACGTGAGCTCGTTGCCACCAACGTCTAGGATCAAGGATCCAAATTTGGGCGGAGGagctcttcttgatcttggaaTATACCCGCTCACCATGAGCAATTTGATACTGGATGGACAGGTCGGAGAAAAAGCGCTTCAGCCCGAAATCTCATCTAGAATGACTGTGGTAGATGGAGTTGATCACTCAGTAGCGATTGTGGTCAGCTATCCTTCGACGAAGTGCCTTGGCATTCTGACCGCCTCTTTAGAGAGTACTACAGAGAGGAATTTTTGCCGCATTGAGGGGGGCAGGGGTGTCATAATATTATCTGGCCCCATGGCAGCAAAACCGACGTCTATAAGAATCCAGCGCTACAACAACACTGCTGACGAAGTCCGCGAGTTTGAGCATCCCGGTAATGGTTTCTATTTTGAGGCAAATTCGGTAACATCATGTATTTTGGCCGGGAAGTTGGAGAGCGATGTTATGCCCCTGGCGGAGACTCGGAGAATAGCTGCCATCATGGATGAGATTAGGAAGACCGGTGGTGTTCTGTATCCACAAGATTAG
- a CDS encoding fungal zn(2)-Cys(6) binuclear cluster domain-containing protein: MPRMRKGGCWVCSKRKVKCDSSAPNPCANCERRGVQCQYEQPGRGSVILQQGTGPRSRYMTEAGIPRDRAQRACLNCAARKLKCSSDPIGCQRCLQNELVCTYPETKRAAKRPAEPRQGDAKSPKIGSAQPNHLYDDDRNESPTSERDLPQADFVGVSRRQHPSLITNDIIHPKEMIRALIDAYFEFVYPLTNHGFIHQGRLLEELDEEKAPVVLLKAMAVSASHFVETSADMTKQATQWADDVDTYIMANMGSYSLLNLQVLVLWANYYYTTGNMGKTWMLVGLAARLAYCLQINVESANGSPSEKESRRRMMWNLRILDRLLAGTVEEFSVCSKYIDNLRLPCNEHFFMAEIEVETDTLQSFTSHQEVRNISGFAALVGLFEIWREIHLFMKRVSQMMIQVDEMVQQVSALHTKLSDFEQRLPSNLRFTKQNLYLHTNAAEKETFIMLKSWWHECYCNLYRFSLPGFRESVKLTSANAPFIQTCRQQVLKSSLEQSIFWRSIANIRGARLSDPIVIVLVHSNTKTLLAIQKLPEADPLKQDYRMSEIPALLASNISSLDWLASRMPRIATVQQGIRNIIRRNIGHASAESIIDAGLPLKRRHSRQELVERHTDEQETQIQAVSGGEYRDTVDTVVSPTIVVEDLNGRFEVTQRMDVEADALRNRPIDGSGWVRRDDGPENMPSQGHVDDAPILGVYDDEAIKGMAGYVASFEMSSQYDMLFGAWLPGSEEQPSTGNFWTLF, translated from the exons ATGCCACGTATGCGCAAGGGAGGCTGCTGGGTCTGCTCCAAGCGCAAG GTCAAGTGTGACAGTTCAGCTCCTAATCCCTGCGCGAACTGTGAAAGACGCGGGGTGCAGTGCCAGTACGAGCAGCCCGGTCGCGGGTCAG TCATTTTGCAGCAGGGAACCGGTCCCCGATCCCGGTACATGACTGAGGCAGGCATTCCACGGGATAGAGCACAGAGAGCGTGTCTGAACTGCGCTGCGCGCAAGCTCAAGTGCTCCAGCGACCCAATCGGTTGCCAAAGATGTCTGCAGAACGAACTTGTGTGTACTTACCCTGAGACGAAACGCGCTGCCAAACGGCCTGCCGAGCCTCGTCAAGGAGATGCCAAGTCACCCAAGATAGGTTCAGCGCAACCGAATCACctgtatgatgatgacagAAACGAGTCACCAACCTCGGAACGCGATCTTCCTCAGGCAGATTTCGTGGGTGTATCTCGGCGTCAACACCCCAGCCT TATCACGAACGATATAATTCATCCCAAGGAGATGATTAGGGCCCTTATAGATGCCTATTTCGAGTTCGTATACCCATTAACAAATCATGGGTTTATCCATCAGGGCAGACTGCTTGAGGAACTAGACGAAGAGAAAGCGCCCGTCGTGCTGCTTAAAGCTATGGCAGTCTCTGCTTCACATTTTGTCGAGACTTCTGCAGACATGACGAAACAAGCCACCCAGTGGGCTGACGATGTTGATACCTACATCATGGCAAATATGGGCTCGTACTCCCTCCTTAACCTGCAGGTTTTAGTACTGTGGGCTAACTATTATTACACTACCGGAAACATGGGAAAGACGTGGATGTTGGTTGGATTAGCTGCACGATTGGCTTACTGTCTACAGATCAATGTGGAATCAGCAAATGGGTCACCCAGTGAGAAAGAGAGTCGGAGGCGCATGATGTGGAACCTCCGCATACTGGACCGGCTGCTCGCTGGAACTGTCGAAGAGTTTTCTGTGTGCTCAAAGTACATAGATAACCTACGGTTGCCCTGCAATGAACACTTCTTCATGGCTGAGATTGAGGTTGAGACAGACACTTTGCAATCCTTTACCAGCCACCAGGAAGTCCGAAACATCAGTGGCTTTGCTGCCCTAGTTGGGTTGTTTGAAATATGGCGCGAGATTCATCT GTTCATGAAGAGAGTCTCACAAATGATGATCCAAGTCGATGAAATGGTGCAGCAAGTCTCTGCCCTTCACACGAAGCTCTCCGACTTTGAGCAACGACTTCCCTCAAACCTGAGATTCACAAAGCAGAATTTATACCTTCACACCAATGCGGCAGAAAAGGAGACTTTCATCATGTTAAAGTCCTGGTGGCACGAGTGTTACTGTAACTTATACCGCTTTAGCCTCCCTGGGTTCCGCGAGTCCGTCAAGCTCACCTCTGCAAATGCGCCCTTTATACAGACATGCCGCCAGCAGGTGCTCAAGTCATCTTTGGAGCAGAGTATCTTTTGGCGGAGTATTGCCAACATTCGAGGTGCTCGACTGAGCGATCCCATCGTAATCGTTCTAGTGCATTCCAATACTAAAACGCTTCTCGCCATCCAAAAGTTGCCAGAAGCTGATCCTCTTAAACAAGATTATCGGATGAGCGAGATCCCCGCTTTATTGGCATCTaacatctcctccttggatTGGCTGGCAAGTCGAATGCCGAGGATTGCGACAGTG CAACAAGGAATTCGGAACATCATCCGTAGGAACATTGGCCACGCTTCTGCTGAAAGCATCATAGATGCTGGATTGCCTCTGAAGCGACGTCATTCTCGCCAGGAACTCGTCGAGAGACATACAGATGAACAAGAAACACAAATACAAGCTGTTAGTGGAGGGGAATACAGAGACACGGTAGACACCGTTGTCTCACCAACAATTGTTGTAGAGGACCTAAACGGTAGATTTGAGGTCACGCAACGCATGGATGTGGAAGCAGATGCTTTACGAAACAGACCGATAGATGGGTCTGGTTGGGTTAGACGCGATGATGGGCCAGAGAATATGCCTTCTCAAGGCCACGTGGATGATGCACCCATACTAGGAGTGTACGACGATGAAGCCATAAAAGGTATGGCAGGATATGTTGCTTCATTTGAGATGAGTTCACAGTATGACATGCTATTTGGAGCCTGGTTGCCAGGAAGCGAGGAACAACCGAGCACTGGCAATTTCTGGACCCTCTTCTAA
- a CDS encoding sugar transporter domain-containing protein codes for MAPSAVTSPGNAVLLAKVTNNTHPLWWRDPGLRSLNILLLSCFLGSIANGYDVSLISGLEAIPRWFEDISGAKNVNTLGLLIAAYSFGGVVSFFPAPWVADKLGRRWGIIIGDVGIIVAVIGQCFCKTAVQFLGTRLVLGFFSLFNSISSTALLSELAHPRQRAIVGALFNTFFFVGAITAAWTSFGSHSIDNSWSWRTPVITQLFWTSVQLVFVLFTPESPRWLVNNQRLDEAKSTLAKYHANGDETDELVIVEFSEICASVELSKSSKVTWASLFATPGNRRRVFICLGLGLATQWVGNGIISYYFAPVLETVGISNPTQQQGINGGLQIYNWFLSIAGAMLAERAGLFANTGNSSSGTAVIVFLFLFLGGYVIGFTPIPILYVNEIWPTELRAKGGSVYWLSQTLAVCFNQYVNPIALREIQWRYYFVYVGVLIAVIIFVYFFVPETKGSSLEEVAGIFDKEYAVAVSQPLSNALRKEETEVATVENAP; via the exons ATGGCTCCATCTGCGGTCACTTCTCCCGGCAACGCTGTGCTATTAGCGAAGGTGACTAACAACACTCACCCACTATGGTGGAGAGACCCGGGTCTACGAAGTCTCAACATCCTTCTCTTGTCGTGTTTTCTCGGCTCCATAGCAAACGGCTATGAtgtctctctcatctctggACTCGAGGCGATTCCCCGCTGGTTCGAAGACATATCTGGAGCCAAGAATGTCAACACTCTTGGGCTCCTTATCGCGGCCTACTCCTTTGGCGGcgttgtctctttctttccaGCACCCTGGGTGGCTGATAAGCTGGGTCGTCGGTGGGGGATAATAATTGGAGACGTGGGCATAATCGTGGCCGTCATCGGGCAGTGCTTCTGCAAGACGGCCGTCCAGTTCCTCGGCACCCGCCTCGTACtcggcttcttttctctcttcaactccatcagTTCAACAGCGCTTCTCTCAGAGCTTGCCCACCCCCGCCAGCGAGCTATCGTCGGTGCCCTCTTTAAcacctttttctttgtaGGCGCCATCACGGCTGCTTGGACATCCTTTGGGAGCCACAGTATCGACAACAGCTGGTCATGGAGGACGCCTGTCATTACACAGCTCTTTTGGACGAGTGTGCAGCTTGTGTTTGTCCTATTTACTCCAGAGTCTCCGCGTTGGTTGGTAAATAATCAGCGGCTCGACGAGGCTAAAAGCACCTTAGCCAAGTATCACGCCAATGGTGATGAGACTGACGAACTCGTCATTGTCGAGTTTTCCGAGATTTGCGCCTCAGTCGAGCTTTCCAAGAGCTCAAAGGTGACTTGGGCATCTTTGTTTGCTACCCCTGGCAACCGGAGGAGAGTTTTCATCTGTCTCGGGCTCGGTCTCGCTACGCAGTGGGTTGGTAATGGCATTATTAGCTACTATTTTGCACCGGTGCTTGAGACGGTcggcatctccaatccaACTCAACAGCAGGGCATCAACGGTGGTTTGCAGATTTACAACTGGTTTTTGTCAATTGCCGGAGCGATGCTAGCTGAAAGGGCTGGGC TCTTCGCTAACACAGGAAATTCCTCTTCCGGTACAGCGGTTATCgtgttcctgttcctgttcttAGGCGGCTACGTTATCGGCTTCACACCAATCCCTATTTTATACGTCAACGAGATTTGGCCGACAGAACTTCGGGCCAAGGGCGGATCCGTGTATTGGCTCTCGCAAACGTTAGCAGTTTGCTTCAACCAGTATGTGAATCCCATTGCCCTCCGTGAGATTCAATGGCGATACTACTTTGTCTACGTCGGCGTTCTGATTGCCGTCATAATTTTTGTTTACTTCTTTGTTCCCGAGACGAAGGGGAGTTCCTTGGAGGAGGTCGCGGGTATTTTTGACAAGGAGTATGCGGTGGCAGTGTCCCAGCCTCTCAGCAACGCATTGAGAAAGGAGGAGACTGAGGTAGCAACCGTTGAAAACGCACCTTGA